From the Pseudomonas sp. VD-NE ins genome, the window GAGAAACGCCCCATAAGGTCGTCCCAGCATCAGCATCATCACCGCTGCACCCAGCGTGCCGCGCACCAGACCTTCTCCCGATGCACCACTGAAGGCAATGATCGCCGCATAGATCGGCACCTGAAAGCTGACCAGGGCGATGCTGTCCCAGAGCAACCTTGATACCCGACCCTGACCGGCGCGCGTCATCAGCCAATCGCGCCAGAGACCGTAAGGTCGCGCGACTGGAATCATCAGCGCCGCGCCCAGCAGGCGCGCGTGCAGAACCTGGTCCCAGGTCATGCCGGCAATGAAGCGTTCATTGATGATGCCGGTGGTGGTGAAAAACAGGA encodes:
- the alaE gene encoding L-alanine exporter AlaE, translating into MPQRLQQPTRRTAFIADTTALILFFTTTGIINERFIAGMTWDQVLHARLLGAALMIPVARPYGLWRDWLMTRAGQGRVSRLLWDSIALVSFQVPIYAAIIAFSGASGEGLVRGTLGAAVMMLMLGRPYGAFLNGVRRLFGLPPGGEKPMSLKG